Within the Eleginops maclovinus isolate JMC-PN-2008 ecotype Puerto Natales chromosome 5, JC_Emac_rtc_rv5, whole genome shotgun sequence genome, the region GCCCTCTTGTTGAGGTGTAGTAAAGGAGCTGTTCTGCATTAAACCACTGAAGGGGCAATCCCCCTACCAGTACATTGAGGTGGctcaacattttataaatctgAAAGAAGATTTTTATAATTTTACAATCAAACACCAGTGCACTCATCACATGTAGACTCTTGAAATTAAGCTGGAGTACAACAACTTCAAGCATTGTCATCTTCCAACAGCTGTTTCCATACAAAGCTTAACTTAAGTTCTTTAACATTGATGTTCATGTGCAGATCTGCTGTAGACTTTGTTGGTTTTGTCTGTTTGCTTCTGAGACTCACTGTTTGGGAAgtgcacatttttataaatcctAGCAGTAGTCAAAAGGTTTCAGAGATGCCAGCTTCAACCATGCTGCAACCATGCTGCAAAGTAAACTTGTGCcttgtttgactttttattcaATCAATGATTGTAGCTAGAGAAAGATGTCATAGTGTGAGTGTTTATgcaaagatgaaaaaaacaaagccaaactCAAGCTTCTGACTCTTGCACATGGCTGTTTCCTGGtgagtctgtgtttttgtatcacAGCATTCATGTTTTTCAAGTGTGATCAGCTTTCTTTGACTTGATAAAATTCACTGAGGTGGGACAAGTTTTCACTCTAGATACCGTCAACACGCTGCACAGTGACACAACCACACAGACTGTCCTGGTAAAAGCCAGTTTTAGAAGGAAAAATGATAATCAGTGTGCAATATGTGCCGTCTTAAAATGTGCCTATATGTTTTTACTGTCTACGCTTGATGTTTTCTGTCATCTAGAATTTGTTTACATCTCATTCCTCTGCTTTTTTGTATCTTGCACAGTAAGCAATAAGTAATGATATCATGTACAACTCAAGAGGTCACCACTTTATTTgtctacaaaataaacagttcttGTTTGTGACATTTCCAATTATTCTCGTTTCAAAAATCTTCTTGATCTTTAGTGCACTTTCTTGCGTTTCCGTCTCTCCACGAACTGCTCATATTTAACCAGAGGTAGAATAAGAGCAGCCTGCCTGTTAGTGTCTCGCAGCCCATCCTCCAAGGCCTTCCCCCGGGGTACCTTAATTAGAGTCAGTCCCATTGACTTTGCTAATTCAATCATTctataagaaaacacaaaaacatctgtTACCATAAAACATGCAGAGCACTGTTTATGCACCTCATGCAATGCAGTTattaaacatatacagtaacATTAAGTTACattcagattttatttaataccttacATAAACTGCAGTTTCTTATACAAATGCAGGCTACGCCTTTTTTCCCCTTACCTGACCTCGGTGATTCCCAGGTCAAGGTGGAGTAATGTGAGGTCACAAGTCATGTGACACATGTGCAGCTGCAGGGCCAGGGAGTAAGCTGCTAGTTTGGAACGCATTGATGATGACACGATGTTCTGGACCCTAAAAGAATGTTAAAGATTGTTTTTGAATCAGTGCAACAAGAATGTTCTAGGTGACAGTTTTGtgttatgaaaacaaaaatacatctgGGTTTAAAATGGTGCAGCAAGAGTGAAAGAAATCAGTCCCCgcagatataaaacatgaaataagtTCCATCATACCTGCCGTTGTTGAAAGTCTCCACAGTGAATGTTCTAAACAGTTTGCTCTGAATGTTGCGAGGACAGCCTTTCTCCTGCCCAACTGTATATGTAAACAGAAGTAACAATTAGTTTGTGAACCAGAGACATGCGTAGGATCACTTATAACTCATCTCTGAAGAAGGCAAAAATAACTCACACTTGCGGGTGATGCTCCTCTGCCGAGCCAGATTGAGGAGCATAGAAAGATAAAAGGCACATCGAGATATTTTATCTCTGGCTTCACCCAAAGATGGCATGTTCTCCAGGTGCTTAACAACACACAAGCACCTTAAAttcaaaagagaaagcaaacaAGTGTTAGAATGCAAGTAACTAGACTGAACTTCAAAAATAAGTAATCAAGCCTGTGCCCTGCATCCCCTACCCTCCATCGTCTTTcatcttcttcagctcctcagGGGTAAGTGCTGCCATCTTGGATCCAGCCTGCTCCAAAGACACAAACTCTACTGGACTCAGGACTGTGGAAATCAATTAAGGAAgacccaaaaaaacaaacaaattcagCTGCAGCTTGTACCTCCAACTATATTATCTGTCCGACCATCTACAATTCTTGCATTCTTTTGTTGACACAGAATAAAGGATACGATCGTCAAATCTGTAGACATCCTCAGGTCTGTCAGCATCTGCATAGCAAGGAGGCACGTGGAGAGCCAGGTCTCCCTGGGCCTCTGTCTCAGCCACTTCGTGTTGGAGAGCTGggtggaaaagaaaaaagatgaaaaaaatatgatattgaAAAGGAACAGAAGACTACTCAAGCAACAAGATCATTAGGGTTATCAAAccttattttctgttttaacGAACATGTCTTTGAGATCTCTTCATGATCAAATGACTAGATTATGATTTGATGATACTGCTGACCTCCATATTCATGACTCCGTGGAGCTTACCTTCCAGACCCTTCTGCTCAATCACAGTGTTGGCAGCCTTGGCCACAGCTTGATGCAGAGTATCACTGCCCACCTGATTCAGCCTGCG harbors:
- the polr1e gene encoding DNA-directed RNA polymerase I subunit RPA49 isoform X2; translation: MYKNADESNPRKKSRRITAAESDRLSYVGNNFGAGSLKCNNLCRYYVGVLNRETMQMEVHSAELFNMQPVIPGEMEEAAKSQDTAQTYRDKVDSLIEAFGTNKQKRALSSRRLNQVGSDTLHQAVAKAANTVIEQKGLEALQHEVAETEAQGDLALHVPPCYADADRPEDVYRFDDLLSPVEFVSLEQAGSKMAALTPEELKKMKDDGGCLCVVKHLENMPSLGEARDKISRCAFYLSMLLNLARQRSITRKFGQEKGCPRNIQSKLFRTFTVETFNNGRVQNIVSSSMRSKLAAYSLALQLHMCHMTCDLTLLHLDLGITEVRMIELAKSMGLTLIKVPRGKALEDGLRDTNRQAALILPLVKYEQFVERRKRKKVH
- the polr1e gene encoding DNA-directed RNA polymerase I subunit RPA49 isoform X1, giving the protein MSTTMAASCSVVCCEEERDSDKAVIVRFSNGIVQNADHLGFTMYKNADESNPRKKSRRITAAESDRLSYVGNNFGAGSLKCNNLCRYYVGVLNRETMQMEVHSAELFNMQPVIPGEMEEAAKSQDTAQTYRDKVDSLIEAFGTNKQKRALSSRRLNQVGSDTLHQAVAKAANTVIEQKGLEALQHEVAETEAQGDLALHVPPCYADADRPEDVYRFDDLLSPVEFVSLEQAGSKMAALTPEELKKMKDDGGCLCVVKHLENMPSLGEARDKISRCAFYLSMLLNLARQRSITRKFGQEKGCPRNIQSKLFRTFTVETFNNGRVQNIVSSSMRSKLAAYSLALQLHMCHMTCDLTLLHLDLGITEVRMIELAKSMGLTLIKVPRGKALEDGLRDTNRQAALILPLVKYEQFVERRKRKKVH